The DNA window gacatgtcaaagtgtcttcTGTAAAAAAGGCCTATTGGTGTCAAAGATACAATAGATGATAGTGATACTTAACGGTTGAGACAAATCCATTTGGAAAATTGCACGTGTTGTAGTCTCACACTAGAAAACAgcaaagtaaaacacattttaacttgAGGTAACTAGTGAAAGCTCTTTAAGACCTTATGGGGAACTTCAtgtgatgtcattttttttgtaaGCAAAAGTCTAAGAAGCTTAAAAAGATGCACCAAATGTGGCTCAAACTTTTTAATATCATGCtaatttttttgttatgtacagtacatttctcCCTGACATTGGGCTTTTGACTAACACCTAGCTGCTCACACATCAAGATCAGAGGTCACCATGAACCGTCCAGCTCCAGTGGAACTGTGCCACAAGAACATGAGATTCCTTATCACACACAACCCCACAGACAGCACACTCAGCTCCTTCATAGAGGTaagaaacgtgtgtgtgttgacagacCACCATCAGTACACTTTTTATGCTTGCCTTGCTGATGACATGTAAACTGAAATAACTAATAGGCATTTTAGCTGAACTGAATTGATGTACTTTTTTGGCTTAGTTGTGAAAATCATCTCCTACCACTGTCGTCCCTTTCAGGACCTGAAGCGCTTCGGTGCCACCACTGTTGTTCGAGTCTGTGATATCACCTATGATAAAACACCGTTGGAGAAAGACGGCATTAATGTGGTGGTGAgcacacactaaacacacagcATTTACACTCAAACTTAGTGAGCCTATGAAAAAATACCAGAAGTACCAGAAGTACTGTTACTGTTTCTTTCAGGATTGGCCGTTTGACGATGGAGCCCCGCCCCCCAGTAAGCTGGTTGATGATTGGTTGAGTTTGCTGAAGAAGAAGTTTCAGGAGGATCCAGGATGCTGTGTGGCTGTTCACTGTGTGGCTGGACTGGGGAGGTGAGAGACAcaccaaatgaaaataaaaatgcatacaccTTACACAGTTTGTGTCTGAACTGAATCCAAGAGAGGGAAACACATGGACCTACACACATACGTATTCTTTACACTCAGGGATTAACGTGCAGAGAAagctgaaaataatgaaataaaagaggTCAGTTAAAGTGGTTTCATGTTTCTGGTATAAAACTAGGTCAGACCGGCTGGATTACAGTCACACCATCATTTTGTGACTGTAAAAGATGATGCCTTTTGCTGTGGTGGCATTTTTAGTGGCATTGACATTTCTACACTTACAGTTTCTAGTCAGCTCTGTTAGCAAAAGTGACTAAACATGAGACAAAAACAGCTGCTGTAACTTGATCGTTCTATTTCTAGACAGCATTTCTGAAACTTTTTTCAGATGCAGATAAACTGTCGTTATTTTTACTCAGACATCAGACTCAACAGATTTAGACacgactctgtgtgtgtttgtgtgtttatgcatgcaCACAGGGCTCCTGTGCTTGTTGCTTTGGCTCTGATAGAGAGCGGGATGAAGTATGAAGATGCTATTCAACTCATCAGacagtaagtacatttatatGCTACATCCtcattttacagaaataacCAATATCATGGTGAAAGCGTGTCTTTATAATACACTACAATATCTTAATACACAGATGGAACAACTGAAGCACAATGTcttattttaatatactgtacacaagaAAGCTTTGTGtaatatgtaaaatgtttaacatgGTTTAGGAATATAGCTCTACACCACAAACTGGCTGTGTTTTATCGATCAAATGTATATCTTTTCTTGGtttccctcccctcttcctccttgcCTCTCTTCTCTGTCATTCTCTTCAATCATGACTGCTCTTGTAAAATGTTAAAGCTGTTTAAATGcacaggaataaaaaaaaaacacagtaggGCGTGGGGAGGATGGCTAACTAGCGCTCAGGCTACTACTTaaactttctttctttggtGCCATCCGGTGGTGGTATCAAAGAAGACAATACAGCAGACAGTATTGCACACTGACACTCATATGACATATGAAATGAACCATGgcaaagaagagaagaagcaTTATGGATATCCTCATGTCCCATAATGAATCTATACCAAGCACAGGATGAGATGAAAATACAGATGAAGAGATGAGACAGAGTGCTATTTGTAAACACAGTCCAGATCTGGATTGTACAATATGGTTAATTAAGGAgatgtttgtaatattttgtacagtCAATGTATATAGAAGTACTTAAAAGagcattttaaactgtaatCCCATTGACTTCCACAATacattgtttgtctttgtgtgtgtttcaggaagCGTCGTGGAGCCATCAACAGTAAACAGCTAACCTACCTGGAGAAATATCGATCCAAGCAGAGACTCCGCTTCAAAGACTCTCACGCACACAAGAACAAGTGTTGcaccatgtaaacacacacacaaagacacacatgcacacactcagacatCTTGTAGGGTACAAGATGCAACAAATGCTCTCAGGAATCCAACCATACAAGCCTTGTGTCACTGTcacaaacaccaaaatataTGGGCACTATTAGCCCAACTGTACCCGGGGAattttttgaatgtatttacaGCAATTTTTTTTAGAACCTATTGATTTTCCCTTGTTTGTAATGATTTCTGGtcttttaaagattattttattgGCACGTTTGATAATAATATAGTTTACAGCGAAGAAAGATGGGCGAGGGAGagaaaatcacataaaaactTAGTTTTTATAGCTAATTGTTATGGCATATCTGCTTTATTAGATAGTTCTGGAAAACACACTAAGTTGGGTCAGGGATAATATGTTGAGGTTTATGAATCACATTCAAaattttcaacaaaacaaatccatAGTATGCATGTAGGACTGATTTATTATGACATATACCTGATGTTTAAACCTCAGATCATACCAGATATTTTATGAAAATACCACtgaattttcattattttgtacaGATGTTCAAGATATTTAATCACCATAATCACAGTATACATTTACATgcagtatttttgtgtgttctgAGTGTTACTTTGAGATTGTTTTATGGCATGAAAAACCCttgagacacatttttttttagaatgaaacttaaacactgaaacacaggaATAAAATAATCTTAGCAGCTCAGTGTTTTCACTGTAAATTAGTTTCAATACTCAAAGTTGACCCTCTCTTTTAAATGATTCCTGCTGGTGTCTGTTCTCAGTGTAACTGGGCTCATTTTCAGCTTCTAAAATGCTAGATGAAACATTTTGGTAAACAGAAAGCCTTCATTTGGTTTTGTCACAGTCACTGTTTTAATGTCTTCATTGTGCTCAGTTACGTGTTTACATATCAGTGTGTGCATTATATTATTCTCTGTTTACTGACACCCACAGAAGGAAACATCTTTGTTAGCAGCAGCTGATTTCAAGCCAGGTTTAAAGTACATATgatatatgtaaaaagaaaatgttaataattcTACAGTAATGATATAGATTACAGATTCTAAAATGACGGAGAGATGTAAACTAGttgtaaataacattaaatgaGGTATCTCTATTTATCACTTTTATTCTCCTAGAGGTCAGGGTGAACCACTCCTACAAAAATGtgcaaagaaaattaaatcCTTGCAGGTATtacaaatctatttttttatgtttccgTGTCAGGGAGGAATTTTCATCTTATCAGATGTTGATGACTCTAAGGCTCGGTTTTAAATTGAGATGTTGGTCTAATCCCGGCACAAATATAGCTGTGCATCATCACATCTTTTAGACTAGATTACAGTATCTGATAAATATTTTCTTGTGGGGTGGAGTTTACTTATTCATTTGTATTGTTCCTGAATGATGCATGTAACCGACTGCTTCTGAaacttctttcatttttcattcgAAATGGATACTTTTTTTGCTGATGATAGAGCATGCACTTTATATGTATTTGTAGTTTGCTTATAATGGTTTCCTCATCATCtatgttgtaaaaaaacaaacaaacttcaacCTGAACTGATGTCCTAAACAACAATTTGAAATGACAGCAGATGGTGTAAAATTGAAGTAAAGAAGCAGTAGAGATttagagaggaaagaggatcTACCATTTTACCCAAAAGTTTaactctttttttgtaaacaaactgGCTACAGTTTACTTGTTTATATgacgtgtctgtgtgtttgtttgaatatgcgtgtgtgtttggtaGTCTTTAGCTCTTGTTAATCATTGGGACTTGCCTGAGCTGACACTTTTTCTAATGTAaaaactaatgctgtaaatgtctgtatgtctgtaaaTTCTTGCATTGTTTAATAAAGGTTTTGTCACTGTCCCTATACTGTAATAGTTGTTCATCAATTCCAGTCAGTTTTACAGCACCTATATGGATCCCTGTTTTACAGCCTTATTAAGTTCCATTCTGctggaaatttaaaaacataaaatcacaaacatatACTGTAGCAAAAACCAGGGAACTGGTTAAATCTTGTTACTAAGAATAAATACGCTATTAAAAGAAAATGCGCCAGTGGAAAACAGCTAATTGAATAATCAGTGAGTTTATTAGCTCTTTACTAGCTCTATAATAAAAATCATATATCAAATTGTCACTATTAATGGATTTATAAGTTTAAATAAAGTCAGTCTATAAGCTTGAAGATAGATAATTCACTGTGGCATAATAACAGTACCAAAGGTAGAGTTagcaaaacaagtgaaaaaacataaacatgtatttatatgcATTTATAGTAAAACTGTCCTTAAATTCCTGTCTCTCATTAATTTCTACTTAAATGGTTGTATTGTCTTACATTAAATCAAGCTTTGATTGCGCACTCATCAACATTTCACTTGTACTGACCATCTAACTGTGAGTTTGCAAGTGCTTCATAGTGGTACTAACCACCTTGCACTGTTATAAGCCTTGTACGAAGGAGGACTAAGGCCTTGAAGGATAATTCAGCCTACTCAGGTCACCACCCAGAGGCTTCATATTCAATATGGTGTCTCACTCCATTTAGTGAGCATACCTGTAAAATTATATGATATCTTAGCAGCAGTAAGTTGTAAAACATTTGCGTTTTGCCACAGTTTTTGTTATTAATAAAGGGTGGTCAATCTTAAGCTGTCTAACATTTGTTTGTACAAGGAATATTTTTAAGATACTGAACGTAAATGTTAATAGGAACTATTCTGTCTGTAATCTGCAACATAAAACTGTGTCTTGTCTATTTTGTACCtctatttttattaaaatactttGGCAACACTTTTCCAAATCAGTTATTGACCctatgattatttttattttggccggtaatattttaatgtattctTAAGATTCTGTGGTTACCGCAAAATATGGAGAAGCCTCTCATTTCTATATATGTAATGATTTTccagtcaaataaatgtttagtgacagaaaaacaattttCTGTACTTAGATATGTCAACAATGTCCCACACATTGtactaaaaaataaagatgttaGTAAAGAAAACCTTGGCCATAATATGTTTCTCTGAGGAAAACTGACCTTATGATAATGCTGTAGTTCCCGTCACAGCCGCAGTTCAGTCCTCCCGCCACAGAGGGCGCTGCTCTGTCGACTACAGTATCACTGCGTCCTATCCGCTTCCGCTGGTTGAAAGGACTTGTGTGGCAGATTCGACAGAAATTTCTATGTACGTAATGTAAAATTAGGCTCTAAATCTAAATTTAGCGATTATATTTAGTCGTATGATGCCTCAAATCCATCGATAAATTagtattcttttgtttttagacGCTGGAGTAATGGATGGACAAAAAGCAGGTACGAATTTTGGCTTGCTTCAACTCGAATATGTTTGTCTGGTCTTCATGTTAGTTTGGGcctaatcaaaataaacaaacgTGTTTAACTTAGTTTAactttagtgttttatttt is part of the Siniperca chuatsi isolate FFG_IHB_CAS linkage group LG9, ASM2008510v1, whole genome shotgun sequence genome and encodes:
- the LOC122881889 gene encoding protein tyrosine phosphatase type IVA 3 isoform X1; its protein translation is MNRPAPVELCHKNMRFLITHNPTDSTLSSFIEDLKRFGATTVVRVCDITYDKTPLEKDGINVVDWPFDDGAPPPSKLVDDWLSLLKKKFQEDPGCCVAVHCVAGLGRAPVLVALALIESGMKYEDAIQLIRQKRRGAINSKQLTYLEKYRSKQRLRFKDSHAHKNKCCTM
- the LOC122881889 gene encoding protein tyrosine phosphatase type IVA 3 isoform X2, whose translation is MNRPAPVELCHKNMRFLITHNPTDSTLSSFIEDLKRFGATTVVRVCDITYDKTPLEKDGINVVDWPFDDGAPPPSKLVDDWLSLLKKKFQEDPGCCVAVHCVAGLGRKRRGAINSKQLTYLEKYRSKQRLRFKDSHAHKNKCCTM